Within Dysgonomonas sp. HDW5A, the genomic segment ATTTCCATCTAAAACTTCACCAATGCCCCCTACATTAGATGCAACTATTGGAATACCAAATGATAAAGCTTCCAAAAGCGATATCGGTAAACCCTCATAATTCGAAGGTAAAATAAAAACATCAGCATACTTTAAATAGATATATGCAGAATGAGTCTCTCCCAAACAAAATACATTAGAAGGTACATCAGTCAAAACGTCCTTATTACCAATCCAAACAAACGCATAATTAGGTTTAGCTTTTGCTATATCTACGAATAAATCAAATTTCTTTTGAGGAGAAATTCTTGATATACACATTACTATATGATTATAATGACGTTTAATCTCTTTTATTTTTTCTTTTAAATCTTCATTTTCTAAAGATTGTTGATCATCAGATGTATGATCGACCACACCATTATAGACAAGCTCTACATTTTTAGAAATTCCTTCTTCACGTAAACAGTCGACATCATACTTACTAACTCCAACTATTCGAGCCGCCCTATTTTTTAACACTTTCTCAACAATTAAAAACTTCCGAAAAGCTTTCCTTATTGAATCGAAACCATGAACTGTATAGACTATAGTCTTCGGATTAAACACAATACGCCCAATAGCTCCCATTTTAGAGGAATGTAAATGAACGACATCTGGTTTATATTTAAGTCTTAATTTAAACAATTTAAAAACCAAAAATAAATCCTTGTAAGATACCTCTTTACGGTGTTCACAGAGTTTAATCAAATGAACCTTCTTATCCAAATGTTTCCAAGCTTCGCCATTTCCTCCATAAAGAATAAAAACTTCGTCGCTATCGCTTAAACCTTGAATTAGATTTGCCACAACAGACTGAGCTCCACCAAATTCTGAAACTGTTATAACTTGAAAAATTTTCATTCTTTTTACCGACTAAAGTCTTTAGTTAAAAGACAAAGATATTGCTTTTTAAACAAAAAACACTTAATAGATTACATCTTTCCTTTTCTTCTTCATTTTAATTAAATTTCGAATATATCATTTTTTAGTAATATCTTTCTAAATTTGTATTTTAAAACAAAGTTTAGGATTTAACAAATTTAGGTAATTATACATGGAAAGATTATTTACGAGAAAAGGATTTAGTATGTTTATTCTATTGGTTGATCTCGTTATTATTTATCTGTCAACCTATCTGGCATATCTGTATTTTGCGGATAGTCTAGCATCTTATAATGACAATCTATACTCCATAATATCTATGGCACCATACATCGGTCTATTTTATCTTATTATAGGTCATGTATTTGAACTTGATAAACCTAAAGAATTTACTTTATTTGGAGTAGCCTACTCGGTCACCGTAGCAATTTTATGCTTATTTCTATTAACAATGGCAATGAGCTTCCTTACCAGACGATTAGCCTATCCCCGAAGTATATTAATTGTTAGCTCCATAGTTCAAGTCGTTCTATTAACACTATGGCATTTATACATTAACAAGAAATACCTGAAAGATAATGTTTTAAAAACCGTTTTAGTTATTGGGTATGACAAGGCTCGTCATTTAGCAGAAAAACTATTGCATTCTAAAGGGATGTGGTCTAATGTTAAACATATCTGCAAACCGGAATCTCCTAATCTCGAAAAATACATGGCAAACTGCGATCTTATTTTCATTTCTGATGATGTTGATGAAAGCATGAAGCAAGAGATGGCAGAAGACTGTGTCAAAAAAAGTAAGCAGTTCTTTTATGAACCTAAGTTTCAGGAGATATTTTTATTTAATGCCAATTTTGTACAAATTGGAGACACTCCTGTATTAAAGGTTAGACCTTTTGATATTAATATAGAACACGATTTTGCCAAACGCACATTAGATATATTATTGTGCTCTATCGCTTTTATCGTAGCCTTTATTCCGGGTGCCATTGTTGCACTATGCCTTAAAATAGGTGGTGGATCGGTGTTTTATAAACAAGAGCGGATAACAAGAGGTAATAAACCTTTTTACATTTACAAATTCAGGACAATGATTGAGAACGCAGAAGCTGCCTCAGGACCAACATTAGCTCAAGAATCGGATAATAGGATCACCAAACTAGGATACTTCTTAAGAGCAACCCGCCTTGATGAAATTCCCCAAATACTCAATATCCTAAAAGGCGATATGAGCATTGTAGGCCCACGTCCCGAACGTCCTTTTTTCGTAGATCAATATTGCATTGATATTCCTGAATATAATTTGCGTCACCGGGTAAAAGCCGGATTAACCGGATTGGCTCAAGTACAAGGTAAATATAATACCTCTGTAAAAGATAAACTCAAATACGACTTATTATATATCAACGGATATTCATTTGCATTAGATATTAAACTTATAATGCAAACACTAACTGTATTATTGAAGAAAAGCAGCACTGAAGGTATCCGCGAATCGGAAAATAAGGAAGAACTTATTAATAAATTAATTGATAAAGAATAAGTATATCTATTTTTTTTACTTCTAATTAATAAGGCTTTATCATTATTATATTTGCCAAGATAACACAAAGGTCTGAGACCTGAATACATATTTGTAATGAATAATTTTTCTGAACTAATCACTCAAAGACGTAGTATACGCAAATTTACCTCCGAACCTCTTAAGGCAGAAGAAG encodes:
- a CDS encoding glycosyltransferase — its product is MKIFQVITVSEFGGAQSVVANLIQGLSDSDEVFILYGGNGEAWKHLDKKVHLIKLCEHRKEVSYKDLFLVFKLFKLRLKYKPDVVHLHSSKMGAIGRIVFNPKTIVYTVHGFDSIRKAFRKFLIVEKVLKNRAARIVGVSKYDVDCLREEGISKNVELVYNGVVDHTSDDQQSLENEDLKEKIKEIKRHYNHIVMCISRISPQKKFDLFVDIAKAKPNYAFVWIGNKDVLTDVPSNVFCLGETHSAYIYLKYADVFILPSNYEGLPISLLEALSFGIPIVASNVGGIGEVLDGNNGFAVENNIESFVSKIDYVLQDSVNSQIKTYARESYLRNFTINKMVEGYTSIFKAIYNKGNR
- a CDS encoding sugar transferase; the encoded protein is MERLFTRKGFSMFILLVDLVIIYLSTYLAYLYFADSLASYNDNLYSIISMAPYIGLFYLIIGHVFELDKPKEFTLFGVAYSVTVAILCLFLLTMAMSFLTRRLAYPRSILIVSSIVQVVLLTLWHLYINKKYLKDNVLKTVLVIGYDKARHLAEKLLHSKGMWSNVKHICKPESPNLEKYMANCDLIFISDDVDESMKQEMAEDCVKKSKQFFYEPKFQEIFLFNANFVQIGDTPVLKVRPFDINIEHDFAKRTLDILLCSIAFIVAFIPGAIVALCLKIGGGSVFYKQERITRGNKPFYIYKFRTMIENAEAASGPTLAQESDNRITKLGYFLRATRLDEIPQILNILKGDMSIVGPRPERPFFVDQYCIDIPEYNLRHRVKAGLTGLAQVQGKYNTSVKDKLKYDLLYINGYSFALDIKLIMQTLTVLLKKSSTEGIRESENKEELINKLIDKE